A single Pseudomonas brassicacearum DNA region contains:
- a CDS encoding LytR/AlgR family response regulator transcription factor — MNVLIVDDEPLARERLSRMVGELEGYSVLEPSATNGEEALALIDSHKPDIVLLDIRMPGLDGLQVAARLCERESPPAVVFCTTRDDFPPEVLQAGAVGYLVKPVTAEALLDALRKAERPNRVQLAALTRPAAESGSGPRSHISARTRKGIELIPLNQVVYFIADHKYVTLRHESGEVLLDEPLKALEDEFGERFVRIHRNALVARERIERLQRTPLGHFQLFLKGLNGDALIVSRRHVAGVRKMMQQL, encoded by the coding sequence ATGAATGTCCTGATCGTTGATGACGAACCACTGGCCCGCGAGCGCCTGAGCCGAATGGTTGGCGAGCTCGAGGGTTACAGTGTCCTGGAGCCGAGCGCCACCAATGGCGAAGAGGCATTGGCCCTTATTGACAGCCACAAGCCGGATATCGTGCTGCTCGACATTCGCATGCCTGGCCTGGACGGTCTGCAGGTCGCGGCGAGGTTGTGCGAACGAGAGTCGCCGCCCGCCGTGGTGTTCTGTACCACCCGGGACGACTTCCCTCCCGAGGTGTTGCAGGCCGGTGCCGTGGGCTACCTGGTCAAGCCGGTGACGGCCGAGGCGTTGCTCGACGCCTTGCGCAAGGCCGAGCGGCCCAACCGGGTACAACTGGCGGCACTGACCCGTCCGGCCGCCGAAAGCGGCAGCGGCCCGCGTAGTCACATCAGTGCGCGTACCCGCAAAGGCATCGAGCTGATCCCGTTGAACCAAGTGGTCTACTTCATTGCCGACCACAAATACGTGACCTTGCGCCATGAGAGTGGCGAGGTGTTGCTGGATGAGCCCCTCAAGGCCCTCGAGGACGAGTTCGGCGAACGTTTCGTACGCATCCACCGCAACGCCCTCGTGGCCCGCGAGCGTATCGAGCGTTTGCAACGCACCCCCCTTGGACATTTCCAACTGTTCCTCAAGGGGCTC
- the argH gene encoding argininosuccinate lyase produces the protein MSTDKTNQSWGGRFSEPVDAFVARFTASVNFDQRLYRHDIMGSIAHATMLAKVGVLTDAERDSIIDGLKTIQAEIEAGQFDWRIDLEDVHMNIEARLTDRIGVTGKKLHTGRSRNDQVATDIRLWLRDEIDLILAEITRLQKGLLEQAEREAESIMPGFTHLQTAQPVTFGHHMLAWFEMLSRDYERLVDCRKRTNRMPLGSAALAGTTYPIDREYTAQLLGFDAVGGNSLDNVSDRDFAIEFCAAASIAMMHLSRFSEELVLWTSAQFQFIDLPDRFCTGSSIMPQKKNPDVPELVRGKSGRVFGALMGLLTLMKGQPLAYNKDNQEDKEPLFDAADTLRDSLRAFADMIPAIKPKHAVMREAALRGFSTATDLADYLVRRGLPFRDCHEIVGHAVKYGVDNGKDLAEMSLDELRQFSDQIEQDVFAVLTLEGSVNARDHIGGTAPAQVKAAVVRGQALIASR, from the coding sequence ATGAGCACTGACAAGACCAATCAGTCCTGGGGCGGCCGCTTCAGTGAACCCGTCGACGCCTTCGTCGCCCGCTTCACCGCCTCCGTCAACTTTGACCAGCGCCTGTATCGCCACGACATCATGGGCTCGATCGCCCACGCCACCATGCTGGCCAAGGTCGGCGTGCTGACCGATGCCGAGCGCGACAGCATCATCGACGGCCTGAAAACCATCCAGGCTGAAATCGAGGCCGGCCAGTTCGATTGGCGCATCGACCTTGAAGACGTGCACATGAACATCGAAGCGCGCCTGACCGACCGCATCGGCGTGACCGGCAAGAAACTGCACACCGGCCGCAGCCGCAACGACCAGGTCGCCACCGACATCCGCCTTTGGCTGCGCGACGAGATCGACCTGATCCTGGCCGAAATCACTCGCCTGCAAAAAGGCCTGCTGGAGCAAGCCGAGCGCGAGGCCGAGAGCATCATGCCGGGCTTCACGCACCTGCAAACCGCCCAACCTGTAACGTTTGGGCATCACATGCTGGCCTGGTTCGAGATGCTCAGCCGCGACTACGAGCGCCTGGTGGACTGCCGCAAGCGCACCAACCGCATGCCCCTGGGCAGCGCCGCGCTGGCGGGCACCACGTACCCGATCGATCGTGAATACACCGCGCAGTTGCTGGGCTTCGACGCCGTGGGTGGCAACTCGCTGGATAACGTCTCGGACCGCGATTTCGCCATCGAATTCTGCGCTGCCGCGAGCATCGCGATGATGCACCTGTCGCGCTTCTCCGAAGAGCTGGTGCTGTGGACCAGCGCGCAATTCCAGTTCATTGACCTGCCGGACCGCTTCTGCACCGGCAGCTCGATCATGCCGCAAAAGAAAAACCCCGACGTGCCGGAACTGGTGCGGGGCAAGAGTGGCCGGGTATTCGGCGCACTGATGGGCCTGCTGACCCTGATGAAGGGCCAGCCGCTGGCCTACAACAAGGACAACCAGGAAGACAAGGAGCCGCTGTTCGACGCCGCCGACACCTTGCGCGACTCGCTGCGGGCCTTTGCCGACATGATCCCGGCCATCAAGCCCAAGCACGCGGTGATGCGCGAAGCGGCCCTGCGCGGCTTCTCCACCGCCACGGACCTGGCCGACTACCTGGTACGCCGTGGCCTGCCGTTCCGCGACTGCCATGAGATCGTCGGCCATGCCGTGAAATACGGCGTGGACAACGGCAAGGACCTGGCGGAAATGAGCCTGGACGAACTGCGCCAGTTCAGCGACCAGATCGAGCAGGACGTGTTTGCCGTGCTGACCCTCGAAGGCTCGGTCAATGCCCGTGACCACATCGGCGGCACCGCGCCGGCACAGGTCAAGGCAGCGGTGGTCCGTGGCCAGGCGCTGATCGCCAGCCGCTAA
- a CDS encoding glutathione S-transferase family protein: MLKLYGFSVSNYYNMVKLALLEKGLPFEEVHFYPNQTPEAWAISPRGKVPVLKTEQGFVNETSVILEYIEQTQPGKALLPSDPFERAQVLALCREIELYIELPGRACYAEAFFGMSVPEAIKEKTKAELLLGFASLARHGKFSPYVAGDSLSIADLYFFYSVSLALQVGRKLFDIDLLAGMPAAKALMERLEQSPHVQRIAADRDAAMPEFLAMIAAKK; this comes from the coding sequence ATGCTCAAGCTTTATGGTTTCTCTGTCAGTAACTATTACAACATGGTCAAGCTGGCGCTGTTGGAGAAGGGCCTGCCCTTCGAAGAAGTGCACTTCTACCCCAACCAGACCCCTGAAGCGTGGGCCATCAGCCCGCGCGGGAAGGTGCCGGTGTTGAAAACCGAACAGGGGTTCGTCAACGAAACCAGCGTCATCCTTGAGTACATCGAGCAAACCCAGCCAGGCAAGGCCCTGCTGCCCAGTGACCCGTTCGAGCGGGCCCAGGTATTGGCCTTGTGCCGGGAGATCGAGTTGTACATCGAGTTGCCGGGGCGAGCCTGCTACGCCGAGGCGTTTTTCGGCATGTCGGTGCCCGAGGCCATCAAGGAAAAGACCAAGGCCGAATTGCTGCTGGGGTTCGCGTCACTGGCCAGGCACGGCAAATTTTCGCCTTATGTAGCAGGCGATAGCTTGAGTATTGCCGACCTGTATTTCTTCTACAGCGTTTCGCTGGCCCTCCAGGTGGGCAGGAAACTGTTCGATATTGACCTGCTGGCAGGCATGCCGGCGGCCAAGGCGCTGATGGAGCGCTTGGAGCAGAGTCCGCATGTGCAGCGGATCGCGGCGGACAGGGACGCGGCGATGCCGGAATTTTTGGCGATGATCGCTGCCAAGAAGTGA
- a CDS encoding TIGR02647 family protein — MSLTPELVAELEILALFNLDSSQEGLKIHQTAAPKAIAAAQRLFEKELITQPDGGYLTSLGRDAAQNVQTVLTILSVQEAA, encoded by the coding sequence ATGTCGCTTACCCCTGAGCTGGTTGCCGAACTGGAAATCCTTGCACTCTTCAACCTGGACAGTTCCCAGGAAGGCCTGAAAATTCATCAGACCGCTGCCCCCAAAGCGATTGCCGCTGCCCAACGCCTGTTCGAAAAAGAACTGATCACCCAGCCCGACGGTGGTTACCTGACAAGCCTGGGCCGAGATGCCGCCCAAAACGTACAAACCGTCCTGACGATACTCAGCGTGCAAGAAGCCGCCTGA